A portion of the Naumovozyma castellii chromosome 2, complete genome genome contains these proteins:
- the HMLALPHA2 gene encoding homeodomain mating type protein alpha2 (ancestral locus Anc_1.2), producing the protein MNKIAIHDLLNPPNTTKTHEQLESINTQLNTICSVFPTTENLDFKTYQEQLRNIAVTLSSLTNQNELSSENKNVLRVTYQISSVLLKLLGENAHNKDQPKTPTSGSESERNPKLVFNILTKKRMSPTSNEPRRGHRLAKEKVDLLEHWYIQHMDNPYLNKASLQMLMQETSLSKMQIKNWVSNRRRKEKSLSIAPEIVDILNKQK; encoded by the coding sequence ATGAATAAGATTGCCATACACGATTTATTAAATCCTCCAAATACAACAAAGACTCATGAACAGTTAGAGTCCATTAACACACAACTAAACACAATATGTTCTGTATTTCCAACAACTGAAAATCTCGACTTTAAAACATATCAAGAGCAACTTCGAAATATTGCAGTTACATTGTCATCATTAACAAATCAGAATGAACTAAGTTCAGAAAACAAGAATGTTCTACGAGTAACATACCAGATATCTTCAGTTCTCCTTAAATTATTGGGCGAGAACGCCCATAATAAGGATCAGCCTAAAACACCAACTTCTGGATCTGAATCTGAACGAAATCCAAAGTTGGTTTTTAATATTCTaacaaagaagaggatgagTCCTACATCAAATGAACCACGCAGGGGTCATAGATTAGCAAAAGAAAAGGTAGATTTACTAGAACATTGGTATATTCAACATATGGACAACccatatttaaataaagcAAGCTTACAAATGCTAATGCAAGAAACAAGTTTATCCAAGATGCAAATAAAGAACTGGGTGTCCaatagaagaagaaaagaaaaatcaCTATCCATAGCACCAGAGATTGTTGACATTCTAAATAAACAAAAGTAA